The following coding sequences are from one Pseudonocardia sp. EC080619-01 window:
- a CDS encoding aromatic ring-hydroxylating dioxygenase subunit alpha, whose product MSDAALLTRRPGLSLPQAAYTDPAVFAADLDHVWATGWLFAGHTCELAHPGDYVTRDVGRDRVIVVRGEDGALHAHHDVCAHRGSRLTTADRGCVRAFVCPYHQWVYGTDGRLRSARLMGTGFPVGDYRLAPVAVREIEGLVFLCLAPDPPDIEGFAAALAPQLAPHRLADARVETRLSYRVAANWKTLVENNRECYHCRGSHPEFTLSNFDHGVNGDVRSSPRYEAALADARARWTRRGLPGEEVSFPGGAWYRTARLPLRDGFVTESLDGRPVAPFLGTLTAEDAGSLRIVGLPDLWAHANCDYAVTTRLSPVDAGTTDVEVCFLVRADASGVDTDALTAVWRSTSEQDWELCENNYAGIASRGYRPGPLSPVVEASVEGFLTWYTAALDRGRAASA is encoded by the coding sequence ATGTCTGACGCCGCACTCCTGACCCGCCGGCCCGGGCTGTCGCTGCCGCAGGCCGCCTACACCGACCCGGCCGTCTTCGCCGCCGACCTGGACCACGTGTGGGCCACCGGGTGGCTGTTCGCCGGCCACACCTGCGAGCTGGCCCACCCCGGCGACTACGTGACCCGCGACGTCGGCCGGGACCGGGTGATCGTCGTCCGCGGCGAGGACGGCGCGCTGCACGCCCACCACGACGTCTGCGCGCACCGCGGGTCACGGCTCACCACCGCCGACCGCGGCTGCGTCCGCGCGTTCGTCTGCCCGTACCACCAGTGGGTCTACGGCACCGACGGCCGGCTGCGCTCGGCCCGGCTGATGGGCACCGGCTTCCCGGTCGGCGACTACCGGCTCGCCCCCGTCGCCGTCCGCGAGATCGAGGGGCTGGTGTTCCTCTGCCTGGCCCCCGACCCGCCGGACATCGAGGGGTTCGCCGCGGCGCTGGCCCCGCAGCTCGCCCCGCACCGGCTCGCCGACGCCCGCGTCGAGACACGCCTGTCCTACCGGGTCGCGGCCAACTGGAAGACGCTCGTGGAGAACAACCGCGAGTGCTACCACTGCCGCGGCAGCCACCCCGAGTTCACGCTGTCCAACTTCGACCACGGCGTGAACGGCGATGTCCGGTCGAGCCCGCGCTACGAGGCCGCACTCGCCGACGCCAGGGCGCGGTGGACGCGGCGCGGGCTGCCCGGCGAGGAGGTCAGCTTCCCCGGCGGCGCCTGGTACCGGACCGCCCGGCTCCCGCTGCGCGACGGGTTCGTCACCGAGTCCCTCGACGGCCGCCCCGTCGCCCCGTTCCTCGGCACGCTGACCGCGGAGGACGCGGGCAGCCTGCGCATCGTGGGGCTGCCGGACCTGTGGGCGCACGCCAACTGCGACTACGCGGTGACGACCCGGCTCTCCCCCGTCGACGCCGGCACCACCGACGTCGAGGTCTGCTTCCTGGTCCGCGCCGACGCCTCGGGCGTCGACACGGACGCGCTCACCGCGGTGTGGCGCTCGACCTCGGAGCAGGACTGGGAGCTGTGCGAGAACAACTACGCCGGGATCGCGTCGCGCGGGTACCGGCCGGGGCCGCTCTCCCCGGTCGTCGAGGCGTCCGTGGAGGGGTTCCTCACCTGGTACACGGCCGCCCTGGACCGGGGCCGCGCCGCCTCGGCCTGA
- a CDS encoding alpha/beta fold hydrolase, which yields MTGESPAEREILLHGQRVSYRETGAEHRRAVLLVHGLAGSSSTWAPVLAPLGQHLHVIAPDLLGHGSSEAPRSGDYSLGGFATGLRDLLVALGIERVTIVGHSFGGGVAMQFAHQFPEYVERVVLVSSGGLGHDLALALRAASLPGTELVLRSAASLTPRWMRRTVHRIAHRVGSVPASDVDGVHAAWESFADRGTRGAFVHTARGALEPSGQRLDGAQRLHLLDEVPVLLVGGDRDKVIPLEHTLAAHERLSGSRLEVFPGAGHFPHAEQPSRFAALLHEFVDGTAPADGGRDAVRRRILGLPRLGAAPDDLAADGMAR from the coding sequence ATGACGGGTGAGTCGCCTGCGGAGCGCGAGATCCTGCTGCACGGCCAGCGGGTCAGCTACCGCGAGACCGGTGCGGAGCACCGGCGTGCCGTCCTGCTCGTGCACGGCCTGGCGGGCAGCTCGTCGACCTGGGCGCCCGTGCTCGCCCCGCTCGGGCAGCACCTGCACGTGATCGCCCCGGACCTGCTGGGTCACGGTTCCAGCGAGGCCCCGCGCAGCGGCGACTACTCCCTCGGCGGGTTCGCGACCGGCCTGCGCGACCTGCTCGTGGCCCTCGGCATCGAGCGGGTGACGATCGTCGGGCACTCGTTCGGCGGCGGCGTGGCGATGCAGTTCGCGCACCAGTTCCCCGAGTACGTGGAGCGGGTGGTGCTGGTCTCCAGCGGCGGCCTCGGCCACGACCTCGCCCTGGCGCTGCGCGCAGCCAGCCTGCCCGGCACCGAGCTGGTGCTGCGGTCGGCGGCGTCGCTGACCCCGCGCTGGATGCGCCGCACCGTGCACCGGATCGCGCACCGGGTGGGCAGCGTCCCCGCCTCCGACGTCGACGGCGTGCACGCGGCCTGGGAGTCCTTCGCCGACCGCGGCACCCGCGGTGCGTTCGTGCACACCGCCCGCGGCGCGCTCGAACCGTCCGGGCAGCGCCTCGACGGCGCGCAGCGCCTGCACCTGCTCGACGAGGTCCCGGTGCTGCTGGTCGGCGGTGACCGGGACAAGGTCATCCCGCTGGAGCACACCCTCGCCGCACACGAACGCCTGAGCGGCAGCAGGCTGGAGGTCTTCCCCGGTGCCGGGCACTTCCCGCACGCCGAGCAGCCGTCGCGGTTCGCCGCGCTGCTGCACGAGTTCGTCGACGGCACCGCACCCGCCGACGGCGGCCGCGACGCGGTGCGGCGGCGGATCCTCGGTCTCCCCCGGCTCGGCGCCGCCCCCGACGACCTCGCCGCGGATGGCATGGCGCGCTGA